A genomic region of Platichthys flesus chromosome 4, fPlaFle2.1, whole genome shotgun sequence contains the following coding sequences:
- the LOC133951755 gene encoding clathrin heavy chain 1 isoform X2, with the protein MAQILPIRFQEHLQLQNLGINPANIGFSTLTMESDKFICIREKVGEQAQVVIIDLGDPNNPIRRPISADSAIMNPASKVIALKAAKTLQIFNIEMKSKMKAHTMTDDVTFWKWISLNTVALVTDNAVYHWSMEGDSQPIKVFDRHSSLAGCQIINYRTDAKQKWLLLIGISAQQNRVVGAMQLYSVDRKVSQPIEGHAAGFAQFKMEGNTEESTLFCFAVRGQAGGKLHIIEVGTPPTGNQPFPKKAVDVFFPPEAQNDFPVAMQISSKQDVVFLITKYGYIHLYDLETGTCIYMNRISGETIFVTAPHEPTAGIIGVNRKGQVLSVCVEEENIIPYITNVLQNPDLALRMAVRNNLAGAEELFARKFNTLFAAGNYSEAAKVAANAPKGILRTPDTIRRFQSVPAQPGQTSPLLQYFGILLDQGQLNKFESLELCRPVLQQGRKQLLEKWLKEDKLECSEELGDLVKSVDPTLALSVYLRANVPNKVIQCFAETGQFQKIVLYAKKVGYTPDWIFLLRNVMRISPEQGLQFSQMLVQDEEPLADITQIVDVFMEYNLIQQCTSFLLDALKNNRPMEGPLQTRLLEMNLVHAPQVADAILGNQMFTHYDRAHVAQLCEKAGLLQRALEHYTDLYDIKRAVVHTHLLNPEWLVNFFGSLSVEDSLECLRAMLSANIRQNLQICVQVASKYHEQLSTQSLTELFESFKSFEGLFYFLGSIVNFSQDPEVHFKYIQAACKTGQIKEVERICRESNCYDPERVKNFLKEAKLTDQLPLIIVCDRFDFVHDLVLYLYRNSLQKYIEIYVQKVNPSRLPVVIGGLLDVDCAEDVIKNLIMVVRGQFSTDELVAEVEKRNRLKLLLPWLEARIHEGCEEPATHNALAKIYIDSNNNPERFLRENPYYDSCVVGKYCEKRDPHLACVAYERGQCDQELIHVCNENSLFKSLSRYLVRRKNPELWASVLLETNNYRRPLIDQVVQTALSETQDPEEVSVTVKAFMTADLPNELIELLEKIVLDNSVFSEHRNLQNLLILTAIKADRTRVMEYINRLDNYDAPDIANIAISNELFEEAFAIFRKFDVNTSAVQVLIEHIGNLDRAYEFAERCNEPPVWSQLAKAQLQKGLVKEAIDSYIKADDPSAYMEVGQAAAQSGNWEDLVKFLQMARKKARESYVETELIFALAKTNRLAELEEFINGPNNAHIQQVGDRCYDDKMYDAAKLLYNNVSNFGRLASTLVHLGEYQAAVDGARKANSTRTWKEVCFACVDGKEFRLAQMCGLHIVVHADELEELINYYQDRGYFEELITMLEAALGLERAHMGMFTELAILYSKFKPQKMREHLELFWSRVNIPKVLRAAEQAHLWAELVFLYDKYEEYDNAIITMMNHPANAWKEGQFKDIVTKVANVELYYKAIHFYLDFKPLLLNDLLIVLSPRLDHTRAVNFFSKVKQLPLVKPYLRSVQNHNNKSVNEALNNLFIIEEDYAALRTSIDAYDNFDNISLAQGLEKHELIEFRRIAAYLFKGNNRWKQSVELCKKDKLYKDAMQYASESKDTELAEELLAWFLNEDKKECFAACLFTCYDLLRADVVLETAWRHNIMDFSMPYFIQVMREYLSKVDKLEASESLRKQEEQATESQPIVYGTPQLMLTAGPNVAVPPQQPYGYGYTTAPGYAQPPQPNFGYGM; encoded by the exons ATGGCTCAAATCCTGCCTATCCGCTTCCAGGAGCACCTGCAG CTCCAGAACCTGGGCATCAACCCAGCCAACATTGGATTCAGCACTCTGACCATGGAGTCTGACAAGTTCATCTGCATCAGGGAGAAAGTGGGTGAGCAGGCCCAGGTCGTCATCATAGATCTGGGCGACCCCAACAATCCCATCCGCAGGCCCATCTCTGCAGACAGCGCCATCATGAACCCTGCTAGCAAAGTTATCGCCCTCAAAG CGGCCAAGACCCTGCAGATCTTCAACATTGAGATGAAGAGCAAGATGAAGGCTCACACTATGACAGATGACGTGACCTTCTGGAAATGGATATCCCTCAACACTGTAGCCCTGGTCACAGACAATGCAGTCTACCATTGGAGCATGGAGGGGgactctcagccaatcaaagtCTTTGACCGTCACTCTAGCCTGGCTGGCTGCCAGATCATCAACTATCGCACCGACGCAAAACAGAAGTGGCTGTTGCTCATTGGCATTTCAGCGCAG CAAAATCGTGTAGTCGGAGCCATGCAGCTATACTCAGTGGACAGGAAGGTGTCTCAGCCCATTGAGGGCCATGCCGCTGGCTTTGCACAGTTCAAGATGGAGGGCAACACTGAAGAGTCAACTCTGTTCTGCTTTGCTGTGCGAGGACAGGCAGGAGGAAAA CTGCATATCATTGAAGTGGGGACTCCACCAACTGGGAACCAGCCATTCCCAAAGAAAGCTGtcgatgttttctttccaccagAAGCTCAGAATGACTTCCCCGTTGCCATGCAG ATCAGCTCAAAGCAAGATGTTGTCTTTCTCATCACCAAATATGGCTATATCCACCTGTACGACCTGGAGACTGGTACTTGCATCTACATGAACAGGATCAGTGGGGAGACCATCTTTGTCACTGCCCCCCATGAGCCCACTGCTGGTATCATAGGAGTCAACAGAAAAGGACAG GTGTTGTCGGTGTGCgtggaggaggaaaacatcATTCCCTACATTACCAATGTGCTCCAGAACCCAGACCTGGCTCTTCGCATGGCTGTCCGCAACAACCTTGCCGGTGCTGAGGAGCTGTTCGCCCGCAAGTTCAACACCCTCTTTGCAGCTGGGAATTACTCAGAAGCTGCCAAGGTGGCAGCCAATGCGCCCAAG GGCATCCTGCGAACCCCAGACACTATCCGTCGTTTCCAGAGTGTTCCAGCGCAACCAGGCCAGacatctcctctgctccagtACTTTGGCATCCTGTTGGACCAAGGCCAGCTTAATAAGTTTGAGTCTCTGGAGCTGTGCCGACCTGTCCTCCAGCAGGGCCGCAAGCAGCTACTAGAGAAATGGCTGAAAGAGGACAAG ctcGAATGCTCTGAGGAGCTCGGAGACTTGGTGAAGTCTGTCGATCCAACTCTTGCCCTCAGTGTCTACCTCAGAGCCAATGTCCCAAATAAGGTCATTCAATGCTTTGCTGAAACTGGTCAGTTCCAGAAGATTGTCCTATACGCGAAAAAG GTGGGCTACACTCCAGACTGGATCTTCCTGCTGAGGAACGTAATGCGGATCAGTCCAGAGCAGGGACTTCAGTTCTCCCAGATGCTGGTTCAGGATGAAGAGCCACTTGCTGACATTACACAG ATTGTTGACGTGTTCATGGAGTACAACCTGATCCAGCAGTGCACATCCTTTCTACTAGATGCCCTTAAGAACAACAGACCGATGGAGGGACCCCTGCAGACACGCCTGCTGGAAATGAATCTGGTCCATGCACCCCAG GTTGCAGACGCAATCCTGGGCAATCAGATGTTCACCCACTACGATCGTGCACATGTGGCACAGCTGTGTGAGAAGGCCGGTCTCCTGCAGAGGGCACTGGAGCATTATACTGACCTGTATGACATAAAGCGTGCTGTGGTGCACACACATCTTCTCAACCCAGAG tggtTGGTGAATTTCTTTGGCTCCCTGTCAGTGGAGGACTCTCTGGAGTGTCTTAGGGCCATGCTGTCCGCAAACATCCGCCAGAACCTGCAGATATGTGTGCAAGTGGCCTCCAAGTACCATGAGCAGCTCAGTACTCAGTCCCTCACTGAACTGTTTGAGTCATTCAAGAGCTTTGAGG GTTTGTTCTACTTCTTGGGTTCCATTGTGAACTTCAGCCAGGATCCAGAGGTCCACTTCAAATACATCCAGGCTGCTTGTAAAACAGGCCAGATTAAAGAAGTGGAGAGGATCTGCAGAGAGAGTAACTGCTATGATCCTGAACGTGTGAAGAACTTTCTCAAG GAAGCCAAGCTGACTGATCAGCTGCCTTTAATCATTGTGTGTGATCGGTTTGACTTTGTCCATGATCTGGTGCTGTACCTGTACCGCAACAGCCTGCAGAAGTACATAGAAATCTATGTGCAGAAG GTGAACCCAAGCCGTCTGCCAGTCGTCATCGGAGGGTTACTTGATGTAGACTGTGCCGAGGATGTGATTAAGAACCTTATCATGGTGGTGCGAGGACAGTTCTCCACAGATGAACTGGTAGCTGAAGTGGAGAAAAGAAATAG GCTGAAGCTGCTGCTACCTTGGTTGGAGGCTCGTATTCATGAAGGTTGCGAGGAGCCCGCTACCCACAATGCTCTCGCCAAGATCTACATCGACAGCAACAACAACCCTGAGCGTTTCCTGAGGGAGAACCCCTACTACGACAGCTGTGTGGTCGGCAAGTACTGTGAGAAGAGAGACCCCCACCTGGCCTGTGTGGCCTATGAAAGAGGACAGTGTGACCAGGAACTGATTCAT GTATGCAATGAGAACTCTCTGTTCAAGAGTCTGTCCCGCTACCTTGTGCGCCGCAAGAACCCTGAGTTGTGGGCGAGTGTGCTGCTGGAGACCAACAACTACAGAAGACCCCTTATTGATCAG GTAGTACAGACAGCCTTGTCAGAGACCCAGGATCCAGAGGAGGTATCTGTCACAGTCAAGGCATTCATGACCGCTGACCTTCCCAATGAGCTTATcgagctgctggagaagatTGTCCTTGATAACTCTGTCTTCAGTGAGCACAG AAACCTCCAGAACTTGCTCATCCTGACTGCCATCAAAGCTGATCGGACACGTGTGATGGAGTACATCAACCGTCTGGACAACTACGATGCTCCAGACATCGCTAACATCGCCATAAGCAATGAGCTCTTTGAGGAGGCCTTTGCTATTTTCAGAAAATTTGATGTCAACACTTCGGCTGTGCAG GTTTTGATTGAGCACATCGGTAACCTAGACAGGGCTTATGAGTTTGCTGAACGCTGCAATGAGCCACCAGTGTGGAGTCAGCTGGCAAAGGCCCAGCTTCAGAAGGGCTTGGTCAAAGAAGCCATAGACTCTTACATCAAAGCTGATGACCCCTCTGCTTATATGGAAGTGGGACAAGCTGCAGCACAAAGTG GGAACTGGGAGGACCTGGTGAAGTTCCTGCAGATGGCCCGTAAGAAGGCCCGTGAGTCGTATGTTGAAACGGAGTTGATCTTTGCCCTGGCAAAGACCAACCGTCTGGCTGAGCTTGAGGAGTTCATCAATGGACCCAATAATGCTCACATTCAACAA GTGGGTGACCGCTGCTATGATGACAAGATGTACGATGCAGCTAAACTGCTTTATAACAATGTGTCCAACTTTGGCCGTCTGGCCTCTACTTTGGTTCACCTGGGAGAGTACCAGGCAGCTGTGGACGGAGCCCGAAAGGCCAACAGCACTCGTACCTGGAAGGAG GTGTGTTTTGCGTGTGTAGATGGGAAGGAGTTCCGTCTCGCCCAAATGTGTGGCTTACATATTGTTGTCCACGCAGATGAACTGGAGGAACTCATCAACTATTACCAG GACCGTGGTTACTTTGAGGAGCTGATCACCATGCTGGAGGCCGCTCTCGGTCTGGAGCGTGCACACATGGGTATGTTCACAGAGCTCGCCATCCTCTATTCCAAATTCAAGCCACAGAAGATGAGGGAGCACTTGGAGCTCTTCTGGTCCCGTGTCAACATTCCAAAG GTTCTCAGGGCAGCAGAGCAGGCCCACCTCTGGGCAGAGCTGGTTTTCCTTTATGACAAGTACGAGGAGTACGACAATGCCATCATCACCATGATGAACCACCCAGCTAATGCCTGGAAGGAGGGCCAGTTCAAAGACATTGTCAccaag GTGGCCAATGTGGAGCTATACTACAAAGCCATCCATTTTTATCTGGACTTCAAACCATTGTTACTGAACGACCTGCTCATCGTCCTCTCGCCAAGACTGGACCACACACGCGCTGTCAATTTCTTCAGCAAG GTGAAGCAGCTGCCTCTGGTAAAACCTTACCTAAGGTCTGTCCAgaaccacaacaacaagtcaGTGAACGAGGCACTCAACAACCTCTTCATCATTGAGGAAGACTACGCG GCTCTGCGTACTTCTATCGATGCCTATGATAACTTCGACAACATCTCGCTGGCACAGGGCCTGGAGAAGCACGAGCTGATAGAGTTCAGGAGGATTGCAGCCTACCTTTTCAAGGGCAATAACCGCTGGAAACAGAGCGTAGAGCTCTGCAAGAAGGACAAGCTCTACAAG GATGCCATGCAGTATGCGTCAGAGTCCAAAGACACGGAGCTGGCGGAGGAACTCCTGGCTTGGTTCCTGAATGAAGACAAGAAGGAGTGTTTTGCCGCCTGCCTTTTCACCTGCTATGACCTCCTGCGGGCCGACGTGGTGCTTGAGACTGCCTGGCGACACAACATCATGGACTTCTCCATGCCCTACTTCATCCAGGTCATGAGGGAGTATCTGTCTAAG GTCGACAAACTTGAAGCCTCCGAGTCcctgaggaaacaggaggagcaggccaCAGAGTCTCAGCCCATTGTTTACG GCACACCCCAGCTCATGCTCACAGCAGGGCCTAACGTGGCTGTTCCTCCCCAGCAGCCCTACGGCTACGGCTACACAACAGCACCAGGCTACGCCCAGCCGCCACAGCCAAACTTCGGTTACGgcatgtga
- the LOC133951755 gene encoding clathrin heavy chain 1 isoform X1 yields MAQILPIRFQEHLQLQNLGINPANIGFSTLTMESDKFICIREKVGEQAQVVIIDLGDPNNPIRRPISADSAIMNPASKVIALKAAKTLQIFNIEMKSKMKAHTMTDDVTFWKWISLNTVALVTDNAVYHWSMEGDSQPIKVFDRHSSLAGCQIINYRTDAKQKWLLLIGISAQQNRVVGAMQLYSVDRKVSQPIEGHAAGFAQFKMEGNTEESTLFCFAVRGQAGGKLHIIEVGTPPTGNQPFPKKAVDVFFPPEAQNDFPVAMQISSKQDVVFLITKYGYIHLYDLETGTCIYMNRISGETIFVTAPHEPTAGIIGVNRKGQVLSVCVEEENIIPYITNVLQNPDLALRMAVRNNLAGAEELFARKFNTLFAAGNYSEAAKVAANAPKGILRTPDTIRRFQSVPAQPGQTSPLLQYFGILLDQGQLNKFESLELCRPVLQQGRKQLLEKWLKEDKLECSEELGDLVKSVDPTLALSVYLRANVPNKVIQCFAETGQFQKIVLYAKKVGYTPDWIFLLRNVMRISPEQGLQFSQMLVQDEEPLADITQIVDVFMEYNLIQQCTSFLLDALKNNRPMEGPLQTRLLEMNLVHAPQVADAILGNQMFTHYDRAHVAQLCEKAGLLQRALEHYTDLYDIKRAVVHTHLLNPEWLVNFFGSLSVEDSLECLRAMLSANIRQNLQICVQVASKYHEQLSTQSLTELFESFKSFEGLFYFLGSIVNFSQDPEVHFKYIQAACKTGQIKEVERICRESNCYDPERVKNFLKEAKLTDQLPLIIVCDRFDFVHDLVLYLYRNSLQKYIEIYVQKVNPSRLPVVIGGLLDVDCAEDVIKNLIMVVRGQFSTDELVAEVEKRNRLKLLLPWLEARIHEGCEEPATHNALAKIYIDSNNNPERFLRENPYYDSCVVGKYCEKRDPHLACVAYERGQCDQELIHVCNENSLFKSLSRYLVRRKNPELWASVLLETNNYRRPLIDQVVQTALSETQDPEEVSVTVKAFMTADLPNELIELLEKIVLDNSVFSEHRNLQNLLILTAIKADRTRVMEYINRLDNYDAPDIANIAISNELFEEAFAIFRKFDVNTSAVQVLIEHIGNLDRAYEFAERCNEPPVWSQLAKAQLQKGLVKEAIDSYIKADDPSAYMEVGQAAAQSGNWEDLVKFLQMARKKARESYVETELIFALAKTNRLAELEEFINGPNNAHIQQVGDRCYDDKMYDAAKLLYNNVSNFGRLASTLVHLGEYQAAVDGARKANSTRTWKEVCFACVDGKEFRLAQMCGLHIVVHADELEELINYYQDRGYFEELITMLEAALGLERAHMGMFTELAILYSKFKPQKMREHLELFWSRVNIPKVLRAAEQAHLWAELVFLYDKYEEYDNAIITMMNHPANAWKEGQFKDIVTKVANVELYYKAIHFYLDFKPLLLNDLLIVLSPRLDHTRAVNFFSKVKQLPLVKPYLRSVQNHNNKSVNEALNNLFIIEEDYAALRTSIDAYDNFDNISLAQGLEKHELIEFRRIAAYLFKGNNRWKQSVELCKKDKLYKDAMQYASESKDTELAEELLAWFLNEDKKECFAACLFTCYDLLRADVVLETAWRHNIMDFSMPYFIQVMREYLSKVDAIKEKVDKLEASESLRKQEEQATESQPIVYGTPQLMLTAGPNVAVPPQQPYGYGYTTAPGYAQPPQPNFGYGM; encoded by the exons ATGGCTCAAATCCTGCCTATCCGCTTCCAGGAGCACCTGCAG CTCCAGAACCTGGGCATCAACCCAGCCAACATTGGATTCAGCACTCTGACCATGGAGTCTGACAAGTTCATCTGCATCAGGGAGAAAGTGGGTGAGCAGGCCCAGGTCGTCATCATAGATCTGGGCGACCCCAACAATCCCATCCGCAGGCCCATCTCTGCAGACAGCGCCATCATGAACCCTGCTAGCAAAGTTATCGCCCTCAAAG CGGCCAAGACCCTGCAGATCTTCAACATTGAGATGAAGAGCAAGATGAAGGCTCACACTATGACAGATGACGTGACCTTCTGGAAATGGATATCCCTCAACACTGTAGCCCTGGTCACAGACAATGCAGTCTACCATTGGAGCATGGAGGGGgactctcagccaatcaaagtCTTTGACCGTCACTCTAGCCTGGCTGGCTGCCAGATCATCAACTATCGCACCGACGCAAAACAGAAGTGGCTGTTGCTCATTGGCATTTCAGCGCAG CAAAATCGTGTAGTCGGAGCCATGCAGCTATACTCAGTGGACAGGAAGGTGTCTCAGCCCATTGAGGGCCATGCCGCTGGCTTTGCACAGTTCAAGATGGAGGGCAACACTGAAGAGTCAACTCTGTTCTGCTTTGCTGTGCGAGGACAGGCAGGAGGAAAA CTGCATATCATTGAAGTGGGGACTCCACCAACTGGGAACCAGCCATTCCCAAAGAAAGCTGtcgatgttttctttccaccagAAGCTCAGAATGACTTCCCCGTTGCCATGCAG ATCAGCTCAAAGCAAGATGTTGTCTTTCTCATCACCAAATATGGCTATATCCACCTGTACGACCTGGAGACTGGTACTTGCATCTACATGAACAGGATCAGTGGGGAGACCATCTTTGTCACTGCCCCCCATGAGCCCACTGCTGGTATCATAGGAGTCAACAGAAAAGGACAG GTGTTGTCGGTGTGCgtggaggaggaaaacatcATTCCCTACATTACCAATGTGCTCCAGAACCCAGACCTGGCTCTTCGCATGGCTGTCCGCAACAACCTTGCCGGTGCTGAGGAGCTGTTCGCCCGCAAGTTCAACACCCTCTTTGCAGCTGGGAATTACTCAGAAGCTGCCAAGGTGGCAGCCAATGCGCCCAAG GGCATCCTGCGAACCCCAGACACTATCCGTCGTTTCCAGAGTGTTCCAGCGCAACCAGGCCAGacatctcctctgctccagtACTTTGGCATCCTGTTGGACCAAGGCCAGCTTAATAAGTTTGAGTCTCTGGAGCTGTGCCGACCTGTCCTCCAGCAGGGCCGCAAGCAGCTACTAGAGAAATGGCTGAAAGAGGACAAG ctcGAATGCTCTGAGGAGCTCGGAGACTTGGTGAAGTCTGTCGATCCAACTCTTGCCCTCAGTGTCTACCTCAGAGCCAATGTCCCAAATAAGGTCATTCAATGCTTTGCTGAAACTGGTCAGTTCCAGAAGATTGTCCTATACGCGAAAAAG GTGGGCTACACTCCAGACTGGATCTTCCTGCTGAGGAACGTAATGCGGATCAGTCCAGAGCAGGGACTTCAGTTCTCCCAGATGCTGGTTCAGGATGAAGAGCCACTTGCTGACATTACACAG ATTGTTGACGTGTTCATGGAGTACAACCTGATCCAGCAGTGCACATCCTTTCTACTAGATGCCCTTAAGAACAACAGACCGATGGAGGGACCCCTGCAGACACGCCTGCTGGAAATGAATCTGGTCCATGCACCCCAG GTTGCAGACGCAATCCTGGGCAATCAGATGTTCACCCACTACGATCGTGCACATGTGGCACAGCTGTGTGAGAAGGCCGGTCTCCTGCAGAGGGCACTGGAGCATTATACTGACCTGTATGACATAAAGCGTGCTGTGGTGCACACACATCTTCTCAACCCAGAG tggtTGGTGAATTTCTTTGGCTCCCTGTCAGTGGAGGACTCTCTGGAGTGTCTTAGGGCCATGCTGTCCGCAAACATCCGCCAGAACCTGCAGATATGTGTGCAAGTGGCCTCCAAGTACCATGAGCAGCTCAGTACTCAGTCCCTCACTGAACTGTTTGAGTCATTCAAGAGCTTTGAGG GTTTGTTCTACTTCTTGGGTTCCATTGTGAACTTCAGCCAGGATCCAGAGGTCCACTTCAAATACATCCAGGCTGCTTGTAAAACAGGCCAGATTAAAGAAGTGGAGAGGATCTGCAGAGAGAGTAACTGCTATGATCCTGAACGTGTGAAGAACTTTCTCAAG GAAGCCAAGCTGACTGATCAGCTGCCTTTAATCATTGTGTGTGATCGGTTTGACTTTGTCCATGATCTGGTGCTGTACCTGTACCGCAACAGCCTGCAGAAGTACATAGAAATCTATGTGCAGAAG GTGAACCCAAGCCGTCTGCCAGTCGTCATCGGAGGGTTACTTGATGTAGACTGTGCCGAGGATGTGATTAAGAACCTTATCATGGTGGTGCGAGGACAGTTCTCCACAGATGAACTGGTAGCTGAAGTGGAGAAAAGAAATAG GCTGAAGCTGCTGCTACCTTGGTTGGAGGCTCGTATTCATGAAGGTTGCGAGGAGCCCGCTACCCACAATGCTCTCGCCAAGATCTACATCGACAGCAACAACAACCCTGAGCGTTTCCTGAGGGAGAACCCCTACTACGACAGCTGTGTGGTCGGCAAGTACTGTGAGAAGAGAGACCCCCACCTGGCCTGTGTGGCCTATGAAAGAGGACAGTGTGACCAGGAACTGATTCAT GTATGCAATGAGAACTCTCTGTTCAAGAGTCTGTCCCGCTACCTTGTGCGCCGCAAGAACCCTGAGTTGTGGGCGAGTGTGCTGCTGGAGACCAACAACTACAGAAGACCCCTTATTGATCAG GTAGTACAGACAGCCTTGTCAGAGACCCAGGATCCAGAGGAGGTATCTGTCACAGTCAAGGCATTCATGACCGCTGACCTTCCCAATGAGCTTATcgagctgctggagaagatTGTCCTTGATAACTCTGTCTTCAGTGAGCACAG AAACCTCCAGAACTTGCTCATCCTGACTGCCATCAAAGCTGATCGGACACGTGTGATGGAGTACATCAACCGTCTGGACAACTACGATGCTCCAGACATCGCTAACATCGCCATAAGCAATGAGCTCTTTGAGGAGGCCTTTGCTATTTTCAGAAAATTTGATGTCAACACTTCGGCTGTGCAG GTTTTGATTGAGCACATCGGTAACCTAGACAGGGCTTATGAGTTTGCTGAACGCTGCAATGAGCCACCAGTGTGGAGTCAGCTGGCAAAGGCCCAGCTTCAGAAGGGCTTGGTCAAAGAAGCCATAGACTCTTACATCAAAGCTGATGACCCCTCTGCTTATATGGAAGTGGGACAAGCTGCAGCACAAAGTG GGAACTGGGAGGACCTGGTGAAGTTCCTGCAGATGGCCCGTAAGAAGGCCCGTGAGTCGTATGTTGAAACGGAGTTGATCTTTGCCCTGGCAAAGACCAACCGTCTGGCTGAGCTTGAGGAGTTCATCAATGGACCCAATAATGCTCACATTCAACAA GTGGGTGACCGCTGCTATGATGACAAGATGTACGATGCAGCTAAACTGCTTTATAACAATGTGTCCAACTTTGGCCGTCTGGCCTCTACTTTGGTTCACCTGGGAGAGTACCAGGCAGCTGTGGACGGAGCCCGAAAGGCCAACAGCACTCGTACCTGGAAGGAG GTGTGTTTTGCGTGTGTAGATGGGAAGGAGTTCCGTCTCGCCCAAATGTGTGGCTTACATATTGTTGTCCACGCAGATGAACTGGAGGAACTCATCAACTATTACCAG GACCGTGGTTACTTTGAGGAGCTGATCACCATGCTGGAGGCCGCTCTCGGTCTGGAGCGTGCACACATGGGTATGTTCACAGAGCTCGCCATCCTCTATTCCAAATTCAAGCCACAGAAGATGAGGGAGCACTTGGAGCTCTTCTGGTCCCGTGTCAACATTCCAAAG GTTCTCAGGGCAGCAGAGCAGGCCCACCTCTGGGCAGAGCTGGTTTTCCTTTATGACAAGTACGAGGAGTACGACAATGCCATCATCACCATGATGAACCACCCAGCTAATGCCTGGAAGGAGGGCCAGTTCAAAGACATTGTCAccaag GTGGCCAATGTGGAGCTATACTACAAAGCCATCCATTTTTATCTGGACTTCAAACCATTGTTACTGAACGACCTGCTCATCGTCCTCTCGCCAAGACTGGACCACACACGCGCTGTCAATTTCTTCAGCAAG GTGAAGCAGCTGCCTCTGGTAAAACCTTACCTAAGGTCTGTCCAgaaccacaacaacaagtcaGTGAACGAGGCACTCAACAACCTCTTCATCATTGAGGAAGACTACGCG GCTCTGCGTACTTCTATCGATGCCTATGATAACTTCGACAACATCTCGCTGGCACAGGGCCTGGAGAAGCACGAGCTGATAGAGTTCAGGAGGATTGCAGCCTACCTTTTCAAGGGCAATAACCGCTGGAAACAGAGCGTAGAGCTCTGCAAGAAGGACAAGCTCTACAAG GATGCCATGCAGTATGCGTCAGAGTCCAAAGACACGGAGCTGGCGGAGGAACTCCTGGCTTGGTTCCTGAATGAAGACAAGAAGGAGTGTTTTGCCGCCTGCCTTTTCACCTGCTATGACCTCCTGCGGGCCGACGTGGTGCTTGAGACTGCCTGGCGACACAACATCATGGACTTCTCCATGCCCTACTTCATCCAGGTCATGAGGGAGTATCTGTCTAAG GTTGATGCGATAAAGGAAAAG GTCGACAAACTTGAAGCCTCCGAGTCcctgaggaaacaggaggagcaggccaCAGAGTCTCAGCCCATTGTTTACG GCACACCCCAGCTCATGCTCACAGCAGGGCCTAACGTGGCTGTTCCTCCCCAGCAGCCCTACGGCTACGGCTACACAACAGCACCAGGCTACGCCCAGCCGCCACAGCCAAACTTCGGTTACGgcatgtga